One part of the Sorangiineae bacterium MSr11954 genome encodes these proteins:
- a CDS encoding IclR family transcriptional regulator: MIAKATRLGTTAADALAADDSPDFITAVARAFAVLRSFKPRERYLGVREIARRTGLPKSTIGRICYTLTQLGYLEFLPAEEKYSLGIGVLSLAQHFLAGLDVRGIARPLMQELAEQVHSTVALAARDSDQMVFIEICHGHQLFRLSLEVGERVPRGTTALGRAGHVALSEEERARVLASYLKNVPQEEWPPIQKGLRRAVEDYDKYGFCFSVGEWNKGVSAVGVPLVLPSDGKLLAISCFGPAQEMTRERMIQEIGPKIVELRDRIKAKMGG, translated from the coding sequence ATGATCGCAAAAGCTACTCGACTGGGGACGACGGCCGCCGACGCGCTGGCCGCCGATGACAGCCCCGATTTCATTACCGCGGTCGCGCGCGCGTTCGCCGTCCTCCGCAGCTTCAAGCCCCGTGAACGGTACCTCGGTGTTCGGGAGATCGCCCGCCGCACGGGGCTCCCCAAATCGACCATCGGGCGAATTTGCTATACGCTGACGCAACTGGGTTATCTGGAATTTCTGCCGGCCGAGGAGAAATACTCCTTGGGCATCGGCGTGCTTTCCCTGGCCCAGCATTTCCTCGCCGGCCTCGATGTTCGAGGCATAGCGCGGCCGTTGATGCAGGAGCTCGCCGAGCAGGTGCACTCCACCGTGGCGCTGGCGGCGCGCGACAGCGATCAAATGGTGTTCATCGAGATCTGCCATGGGCACCAGCTCTTTCGTCTCAGCCTGGAGGTGGGCGAGCGGGTGCCGCGGGGCACCACGGCGCTGGGGCGGGCCGGGCATGTGGCTCTGTCGGAGGAGGAGCGCGCGCGCGTCCTCGCCTCGTACCTGAAAAACGTGCCGCAGGAGGAGTGGCCGCCGATTCAGAAGGGCCTGCGGCGCGCGGTGGAGGACTACGACAAATACGGCTTCTGCTTCTCGGTCGGGGAGTGGAACAAAGGGGTCTCGGCGGTGGGGGTGCCGCTGGTGCTCCCGAGCGACGGCAAGCTGCTCGCCATCAGCTGCTTCGGGCCCGCCCAAGAGATGACGCGCGAGCGCATGATCCAGGAGATCGGGCCGAAGATCGTCGAGCTGCGCGATCGCATCAAGGCCAAAATGGGCGGCTGA